A stretch of DNA from Candidatus Ryanbacteria bacterium CG10_big_fil_rev_8_21_14_0_10_43_42:
TTGTATTTTTCCGGCATGCATGGCATGAAATAAGATCTCGCAGGTACGGTATGATGACGCTTGTTTCGCTTGCGGTTGGAAGCGGGTACTTGTTTTCTGTTGCCTCAACATTTATTGCCGTACTCAACGTTGAGTTTTATCTTGAAATCTCAACACTGGTGTGGGTACTTCTCTTTGGACACTACCTGGAAGTGAAATCCAGTTCCGCCGCCGGGGACGCGTTGTCTGAAGTAGCGAAACTACTCCCTAAGAAAGCGCACAGACTTGAGAATGGAATTGAAGCTGATGTTGATATCGCCGAGCTTCATGAGGGCGATATTGTTGTTGTGAAGCCGGGAGAGAAGATTCCGGCCGACGGCACAATTATCAAAGGATTTGCAAATGTTGATGAGTCGTTGATAAGCGGTGAATCGAAACCCGTCAGAAAAGAAGGAAGTGCGGAGGTGATAGCCGGAGCAATTTGTCTTGACGGGTCACTTACCGTTCTGCTCTCACGCGTTGGAGAACATTCAACTGTTGGGCAAATACAAAAGCTCATCGCGCAAGCGGGACAAACCAAACCGCGTTCGCAAAAAATAGCGGACAAGGCATCTGCCGTTCTCACCTTTGTTGCCGGTATCACGGCACTTGGTACGCTCCTGGTATGGACACTGTTCATTGGCCAACCGTTTGTATTTGCGATCACGCTCGCCATTACGGTACTCGTCATTGCGTGCCCGCATGCGCTCGGGCTTGCTATTCCAACCGTGACCACCATTACCACTTCACTTGCCGTGAAGAATGGTTTTTTCATCAAAGACCTTTCAAAGATAGAGGTGATACGGAAAGCGGATTATGTGGTGTTTGATAAGACGGGAACACTTACAAAGGGCGAGTTTGGCGTGACGGGAATTGTTCTTATGGAAGAACAAGATAAAGATAAAATTCTCTCCACTGCGGCATCTCTCGAACAGCATTCATCACACATTATCGGACAATCAATTTTAAAATATGCGCGGGATCAAAAGGTGCAAGTTTCCGACATTGATGACTTCCAAAACATTGCCGGACAGGGTGTTAAAGCGAAAATAAGCGGGCGGGAATATGTTGCGGGCAACGAGCGATTGATGCGGAGCTTGAATATAAAATTTGATTTGCCTAAAAATATGAATGGCACAATCGTGTTTGTTGCGAGCAAGGGGAATCTGCTCGGACATATCGTACTTTCTGACGCCATTAAGCAATCTTCATATGATGCGGTAAAAAAGTTGCACAGTATGGGCGTGAAAGTTGCCATGCTTACCGGCGATAATGAACAAGTCGCGGGGTTGGTGTCAAAGGAGCTTGGCATTGATACCTACTTTGCAAATGTCTTGCCGGAAGATAAATATACTCATATCAAGCAATTACAAGAGCAAGGCAATACGGTACTTATGGTTGGTGATGGCGTGAATGACGCTC
This window harbors:
- a CDS encoding heavy metal translocating P-type ATPase; translated protein: MDTKHHHKESHEHAMSHGSAEQYLRRFWIVTFLLVPLVLVHPTISEILGITFGLNKWIQFGIATIVFGFALVFFRHAWHEIRSRRYGMMTLVSLAVGSGYLFSVASTFIAVLNVEFYLEISTLVWVLLFGHYLEVKSSSAAGDALSEVAKLLPKKAHRLENGIEADVDIAELHEGDIVVVKPGEKIPADGTIIKGFANVDESLISGESKPVRKEGSAEVIAGAICLDGSLTVLLSRVGEHSTVGQIQKLIAQAGQTKPRSQKIADKASAVLTFVAGITALGTLLVWTLFIGQPFVFAITLAITVLVIACPHALGLAIPTVTTITTSLAVKNGFFIKDLSKIEVIRKADYVVFDKTGTLTKGEFGVTGIVLMEEQDKDKILSTAASLEQHSSHIIGQSILKYARDQKVQVSDIDDFQNIAGQGVKAKISGREYVAGNERLMRSLNIKFDLPKNMNGTIVFVASKGNLLGHIVLSDAIKQSSYDAVKKLHSMGVKVAMLTGDNEQVAGLVSKELGIDTYFANVLPEDKYTHIKQLQEQGNTVLMVGDGVNDAPALTQADAGIAIGAGTDVAVESGDVVLIDNDPLDIVRLITLSKKVYTKMIQNLVWALGYNIIAIPMAAGVFAVWGFFLRPEIGALVMSFSTVIVVANAMTLKRVKL